The following proteins come from a genomic window of Streptomyces sp. Sge12:
- a CDS encoding branched-chain amino acid ABC transporter permease, with product MSTTTSTSTPPSASPSASPSTSTGRFMRSRATVAAVLLGLTLAPFLLGPYAVATLSRILVFALLALSVNLLTGLTGLPTLGQSAYFGVGAYTAAVVAKNLTDIGPLQLLLAAGVSALVAVPTGWLAVRARGVVFLMLTLAIGEIVYSAAVNWKSVTGGTDGISGVPPVVPLPGTPALELDGLVYFYVLAVFLLLFAAVTRLGSTPFALALRGIRDNEPRMKAIGYPTRRYALTVYCGAAALAGAAGSLWVSVQRFVSPGDAGFEIAALALLAVVIGGTGSMWGACAAAALIWLTRDYLGNLEVVAGRGPLLLGLLFVIAVYTLPRGVAGVRLPHRPSRKRTA from the coding sequence ATGAGCACGACCACGTCCACGTCCACGCCCCCGTCCGCGTCCCCGAGCGCGTCACCGAGCACGTCCACGGGCAGGTTCATGAGGTCCCGGGCGACCGTCGCCGCCGTACTCCTCGGCCTCACCCTGGCCCCCTTCCTGCTCGGCCCGTACGCCGTCGCCACCCTGTCGCGGATCCTGGTGTTCGCCCTGCTCGCCCTGAGCGTGAACCTGCTCACCGGACTGACCGGGCTGCCGACCCTCGGCCAGTCCGCCTACTTCGGCGTCGGCGCCTACACCGCCGCCGTCGTCGCGAAGAACCTCACGGACATCGGCCCGCTCCAGCTCCTCCTCGCGGCGGGCGTCTCCGCCCTGGTGGCCGTGCCCACCGGGTGGCTCGCCGTCCGGGCCCGCGGCGTGGTGTTCCTCATGCTGACGCTCGCCATCGGCGAGATCGTCTACAGCGCCGCCGTCAACTGGAAGTCGGTGACGGGCGGCACCGACGGGATATCCGGTGTCCCGCCCGTCGTGCCACTGCCCGGAACTCCCGCGCTGGAGCTCGACGGGCTGGTCTACTTCTACGTACTGGCCGTGTTCCTGCTGCTGTTCGCGGCCGTCACCCGCCTGGGCTCGACGCCCTTCGCCCTCGCCCTGCGCGGGATCCGCGACAACGAGCCGCGCATGAAGGCGATCGGCTACCCCACCCGGCGGTACGCCCTGACCGTCTACTGCGGCGCCGCGGCGCTGGCGGGTGCCGCCGGTTCGCTGTGGGTCTCGGTCCAGCGGTTCGTCTCGCCCGGCGACGCCGGCTTCGAGATCGCCGCCCTCGCGCTGCTGGCCGTCGTCATCGGCGGCACGGGCTCGATGTGGGGGGCGTGCGCCGCGGCCGCGCTCATCTGGCTGACCCGCGACTACCTCGGGAACCTCGAAGTCGTCGCCGGACGCGGCCCGTTGCTGCTCGGACTGCTCTTTGTCATCGCCGTGTACACACTGCCCCGCGGAGTGGCCGGCGTACGGCTCCCGCACAGGCCGAGCCGGAAGAGGACGGCGTGA
- a CDS encoding ABC transporter substrate-binding protein translates to MAGRFRPLVLITVTTGLLLATGCGGASLGTGDKSKQTGPVKIGLLVPQSGTYKALGDDMKAGFELYVQQHGGRLGGREVQIVVTDEGETADSGKAAAEKLVKQDRVLAVSGVVSSATVNGVKDLFETSRIPLVGSNASPTTLTGAKYIWRTSYVNDEPGKALGKHVAERAGGPVFLIAAGYQAGKDEIEGFKSTFLPAGGSIAGEEVYTPFPGTKNFQPYLSQIENSGAKAVFCFYAGGAAVDFVKQYRDFGLAGRIPLYAPGFLTEGGVLKGQGDAANGVLTALNYSADLDNAANRTFAPAYKAAHGTDPTTYAMASWDAAQVLDKAIAAAGGNVTPETVNAAISTIGDIDSPRGTWRFNSGGTPIQPWYLREVKLGANTLAGDLGRLGG, encoded by the coding sequence ATGGCAGGTCGGTTTCGCCCCCTGGTTCTGATCACCGTCACCACTGGCCTCCTCCTGGCCACGGGATGCGGCGGTGCGAGCCTGGGCACAGGCGACAAAAGCAAGCAGACCGGGCCCGTGAAGATCGGGCTCCTCGTTCCGCAGTCCGGGACCTACAAGGCACTCGGCGACGACATGAAGGCGGGCTTCGAGCTCTACGTCCAACAGCACGGCGGCAGGCTCGGCGGCCGCGAGGTGCAGATCGTGGTCACGGACGAGGGCGAGACCGCCGACTCGGGCAAGGCGGCGGCCGAGAAGCTCGTCAAGCAGGACCGGGTCCTGGCGGTCAGCGGAGTGGTGAGCTCGGCCACCGTCAACGGCGTCAAGGACCTGTTCGAGACCAGCCGGATCCCGCTCGTCGGCTCGAACGCCTCCCCGACCACCCTGACCGGCGCCAAGTACATCTGGCGCACCTCCTACGTCAACGACGAGCCGGGCAAGGCCCTCGGCAAGCACGTCGCCGAGCGGGCCGGGGGACCGGTCTTCCTCATCGCCGCCGGCTACCAGGCGGGCAAGGACGAGATCGAGGGCTTCAAGTCCACCTTCCTGCCCGCCGGCGGCAGCATCGCGGGGGAGGAGGTCTACACGCCGTTCCCGGGCACCAAGAACTTCCAGCCCTACCTCTCCCAGATCGAGAACTCCGGTGCGAAGGCGGTCTTCTGCTTCTACGCGGGCGGCGCGGCCGTCGACTTCGTCAAGCAGTACCGGGACTTCGGGCTGGCCGGCAGGATCCCGCTCTACGCACCCGGCTTCCTCACCGAGGGCGGCGTGCTCAAGGGACAGGGCGACGCGGCCAACGGCGTGCTCACGGCCCTCAACTACAGCGCAGACCTGGACAACGCCGCCAACCGGACGTTCGCGCCCGCCTACAAGGCCGCCCACGGCACGGACCCGACGACCTACGCGATGGCCTCATGGGACGCGGCACAGGTGCTCGACAAGGCGATCGCGGCGGCCGGCGGCAACGTGACACCGGAAACGGTCAACGCCGCCATCTCCACGATCGGGGACATCGACAGCCCGCGGGGCACCTGGCGGTTCAACAGCGGCGGCACGCCGATCCAGCCCTGGTACCTGCGCGAGGTGAAGCTGGGCGCCAACACCCTCGCCGGCGACCTCGGCAGACTGGGCGGCTGA
- a CDS encoding branched-chain amino acid ABC transporter permease, which translates to MAGWLDGNLVSVVDGIAFGLLLFTIAVGLSLVFGMMDVLNLAHGTLYLAGAYTAYALSDGTLPGLLLALAAGALVGALGGAALTLLTQPLARRGHLDQAVLTLGITFIVADLLAAVFGGEVLPTDPPASLRGTVDLLGHTYPVYRLVFIAVAAALALLVHLVFERSSLGALVRATVADRDMVRAQGVDIRKVLYGVFAFGAALAAVGGVLGAPILGPGPGVDESVLVLSLVVVVVGGLGSVRGALAGALLIGQVQTLGVALLPQYAPFLLFGTMLLVLVVRPHGLIPSAVRT; encoded by the coding sequence ATGGCCGGATGGCTGGACGGCAACCTCGTCAGCGTCGTCGACGGGATCGCCTTCGGACTGCTGCTGTTCACGATCGCGGTCGGCCTCTCCCTGGTCTTCGGCATGATGGACGTGCTCAACCTGGCGCACGGCACCCTCTACCTCGCCGGGGCCTACACCGCCTACGCCCTCTCCGACGGCACCCTGCCGGGCCTGCTCCTCGCCCTCGCGGCCGGCGCCCTGGTGGGCGCCCTCGGCGGAGCGGCGCTGACCCTGCTCACACAGCCGCTGGCCCGGCGCGGCCACCTCGACCAGGCCGTGCTCACCCTGGGCATCACCTTCATCGTCGCCGACCTCCTCGCGGCCGTCTTCGGCGGCGAGGTACTTCCCACGGACCCCCCGGCGTCGCTGCGCGGGACGGTGGACCTGCTCGGCCACACGTATCCGGTGTACCGGCTGGTGTTCATCGCCGTCGCGGCCGCCCTCGCGCTCCTCGTGCACCTCGTCTTCGAGCGCAGCTCGCTCGGAGCGCTCGTCCGGGCCACCGTCGCGGACCGGGACATGGTCCGCGCCCAGGGCGTCGACATCCGCAAGGTGCTCTACGGGGTCTTCGCCTTCGGCGCCGCCCTGGCGGCCGTGGGCGGGGTGCTCGGCGCGCCGATCCTGGGCCCCGGCCCGGGCGTCGACGAGAGCGTGCTCGTGCTCTCCCTCGTCGTCGTGGTCGTCGGCGGTCTCGGGTCCGTGCGCGGCGCCCTCGCCGGGGCGCTGCTCATCGGCCAGGTCCAGACCCTCGGGGTGGCGCTGCTCCCGCAGTACGCGCCCTTCCTCCTCTTCGGCACCATGCTGCTCGTGCTCGTGGTCCGCCCCCACGGCCTGATCCCCTCGGCGGTGCGCACATGA
- a CDS encoding carboxylesterase/lipase family protein gives MTDDPSRRTILRNTGALTGAALLTGIPGGPAGTAQAAPAAGGTPPVVELPAGRLRGSVEGGLAVFKGVPYAAPPVGALRWRPAQPHPGWQGTRDATAFGPSAPQLYREGGDAVLGTHGSPPFSEDCLTLNVWTPGADAARRPVMVWIHGGGFISGSGSLPNYSGETFARNGDLVVVTLNYRLGPLGYLYFGEDGADGNFWFTDQLAALRWVRDNIAAFGGDPDNITLAGQSGGALSVAALAGARPAGRPLFRRAILQSPPLGLQIPGRAESLRRSATYLDILGVKNVAELRALPWPQLIGATIEMFRRTGQWGYWSTPFLPVLDEATLTRSPADLLLSGPGADIDLLIGWTREEAAFAFALNEPYVAATKEQVLARARDTFGARAAEACTAYEQARPGARPVDVLVDLIGDDLFRIPGIDLAEKRAARGRPVWAYQFDLPTPAHGGQLGAAHCLELPFVFNNFDKWSQAPFLAGLNPRIRDGLAGAVHASWISFIRTGDPNHGPMPNWARYERGSRTTMSLDAVTGSVDDLAGYWRRLHRPAAR, from the coding sequence ATGACCGACGATCCATCACGGCGCACGATCCTGCGGAACACCGGGGCGCTGACCGGCGCCGCCCTGCTCACCGGCATCCCCGGCGGACCGGCCGGCACGGCGCAGGCCGCCCCCGCGGCGGGTGGGACCCCGCCCGTCGTGGAGCTGCCCGCGGGCCGGCTGCGCGGCAGCGTCGAAGGGGGGCTCGCCGTGTTCAAGGGTGTGCCCTACGCGGCTCCCCCGGTCGGCGCGCTGCGGTGGCGGCCCGCCCAGCCGCACCCCGGATGGCAGGGAACGCGCGACGCGACCGCCTTCGGGCCGAGCGCCCCGCAGCTCTACCGGGAGGGCGGGGACGCGGTGCTCGGCACCCACGGGTCGCCCCCCTTCAGCGAGGACTGCCTCACGCTCAACGTGTGGACGCCCGGGGCCGACGCCGCCCGGCGGCCGGTCATGGTCTGGATCCACGGAGGCGGCTTCATCTCCGGATCGGGCTCCCTGCCCAACTACTCCGGCGAGACCTTCGCCCGCAACGGCGATCTCGTCGTCGTGACCCTCAACTACCGTCTCGGTCCACTGGGATACCTCTACTTCGGCGAGGACGGAGCCGACGGGAACTTCTGGTTCACCGACCAACTCGCTGCGCTGCGCTGGGTACGGGACAACATCGCCGCGTTCGGCGGCGACCCGGACAACATCACCCTCGCCGGTCAGTCCGGGGGAGCGCTGTCGGTCGCAGCGCTGGCCGGCGCCCGCCCCGCCGGCCGCCCGCTGTTCCGGCGCGCCATCCTGCAGAGCCCGCCGCTCGGGCTGCAGATCCCCGGCCGCGCGGAGTCGCTGCGGCGCTCCGCCACCTACCTCGACATCCTCGGGGTCAAGAACGTGGCGGAGCTACGGGCCCTCCCCTGGCCGCAGTTGATCGGCGCCACGATCGAGATGTTCCGCCGCACCGGCCAGTGGGGGTACTGGTCGACCCCGTTCCTGCCCGTGCTCGACGAGGCGACGCTGACCCGCAGCCCGGCCGACCTGCTGCTCAGCGGCCCGGGGGCGGACATCGACCTCCTGATCGGGTGGACCAGGGAGGAGGCCGCCTTCGCCTTCGCGCTGAACGAGCCGTACGTAGCCGCCACCAAGGAGCAGGTGCTCGCCCGGGCCAGGGACACCTTCGGGGCCCGGGCGGCCGAGGCCTGCACCGCGTACGAGCAGGCCCGGCCGGGCGCCCGCCCGGTGGACGTGCTCGTGGACCTGATCGGCGACGACCTGTTCCGCATCCCCGGCATCGACCTGGCCGAGAAGCGGGCGGCCCGCGGCCGGCCGGTCTGGGCGTACCAGTTCGACCTGCCGACGCCCGCACACGGCGGTCAACTGGGGGCGGCGCACTGCCTGGAGCTGCCGTTCGTCTTCAACAACTTCGACAAGTGGTCACAGGCACCGTTCCTGGCGGGACTGAACCCGCGGATCCGTGACGGCCTCGCCGGCGCCGTGCACGCCTCGTGGATCTCCTTCATCCGTACCGGCGACCCCAACCACGGACCCATGCCGAACTGGGCGCGCTACGAACGCGGTTCCCGGACCACGATGAGCCTGGACGCTGTCACCGGCTCCGTCGACGACCTCGCCGGCTACTGGCGGCGCCTGCACCGCCCGGCGGCGCGCTAG